From the genome of Glycine max cultivar Williams 82 chromosome 2, Glycine_max_v4.0, whole genome shotgun sequence, one region includes:
- the LOC100807666 gene encoding putative BPI/LBP family protein At1g04970 isoform X1: MAPSICFLLLSLLFLSSSTSGTDEEGFISVIISDKGLDFAKDILIDQAVASIVQSQLPQIEKTVQVPLVGKAKVVLSDITINHIQVNSSSVNTGETGIALVVSGATADLSLNWRYSVSSWLVPIGISDSGTATVKVNDLQVGLTVNLRNQEGTLKLNLLDSGCHVRDLSIKLHGGAAWLYQVLVDAFAGNIASAVEEAISKKINEGISTLDLLLQSLPKTIPLDETAALNVSFMDNPVLSDSAIELEINGLFTGRNEVLVPQAYYRGSGLSLSASCGGSSPKMITISLHESVFKSGSMLYFTADSMQWIVDELPDQALLNTAEWRFLIPQLYKKYPNDDMNLNISVSSPPDIQVTNKDVSVNIFIDITIDVLEDGEVIPVACISVDFSASFAVEILGNNLAGWLKLRKFSTSLKWSKIGKLHMNLIQSVTSTVLKTVIIPYLNSQLLRGIPLPILNGFAIKNVCILYAPPRITVCSDVSF, from the exons ATGGCACCctcaatttgttttcttcttctatccCTTCTGTTCCTTTCATCCTCCACAAGTGGTACTGATGAAGAGGGTTTCATCTCTGTGATCATATCTGATAAGGGCCTTGATTTTGCCAAGGATATTCTGATAGACCAAGCTGTTGCCTCTATTGTTCAGTCTCAGCTGCCACAGATTGAGAAGACTGTGCAAGTCCCTCTTGTTGGAAAAGCCAAAGTGGTTCTTTCTGACATCACTATCAATCATATCCAAGTTAATTCTTCATCTGTTAATACTGGAGAGACAGGCATTGCTCTTGTCGTTTCTGGTGCCACTGCCGACTTGAGTTTGAACTGGAGGTACTCTGTTAGCAGTTGGTTAGTCCCAATTGGAATTTCGGACAGTGGAACCGCTACTGTGAAG GTTAATGATTTGCAAGTGGGACTTACTGTGAATTTAAGAAACCAAGAAGGAACTCTTAAGTTGAATCTCCTGGATTCTGGATGTCATGTTAGAGATTTATCTATAAAGTTGCATGGTGGAGCAGCTTGGCTTTATCAAGT GCTAGTAGATGCTTTTGCAGGAAATATAGCATCTGCAGTTGAAGAGGCAATttctaagaaaataaatgagGGGATATCAACTCTTGACCTTTTATTGCAATCTCTTCCAAAAACAATCCCATTAGACGAAACTGCTGCTCTAAATGTTTCTTTCATGGACAACCCAGTGCTGAGTGATTCTGCTattgaattagaaattaatGGTTTATTCACAGGGAGAAATGAAGTTTTGGTACCTCAAGCTTACTACAGAGGATCAGGCCTTTCTCTTTCTGCTTCCTGTGGTGGCAGTTCACCAAAGATGATAACAATTTCATTACATGAAAGTGTTTTCAAATCCGGTTCCATGCTTTACTTCACT GCAGATAGTATGCAATGGATTGTTGATGAACTTCCTGATCAGGCCCTTCTGAACACTGCTGAATGGAGATTCCTTATTCCAcaattatacaaaaaatatcCAAATGACGACATGAATCTTAATATCTCTGTATCTTCTCCACCAGATATACAAGTGACAAACAAAGATGTCAGTGTCAACATTTTCATAGATATAACAATTGATGTTCTGGAAGATGGTGAAGTCATACCTGTTGCATGCATCTCGGTG GATTTTAGTGCCTCTTTTGCTGTGGAAATCTTAGGAAACAATCTTGCTGGTTGGCTTAAATTGAGAAAGTTTTCCACATCCTTGAAATGGAGTAAAATAGGGAAACTGCACATGAATTTGATTCAG TCAGTGACATCAACCGTCCTCAAGACCGTCATCATACCATACCTGAACTCGCAGTTATTGAGAGGAATTCCACTGCCAATTCTTAATGGTTTTGCCATTAAGAATGTTTGTATATTGTATGCTCCCCCTCGGATTACTGTGTGTAGTGATGTTTCTTTCTGA
- the LOC100807666 gene encoding putative BPI/LBP family protein At1g04970 isoform X2: MAPSICFLLLSLLFLSSSTSGTDEEGFISVIISDKGLDFAKDILIDQAVASIVQSQLPQIEKTVQVPLVGKAKVVLSDITINHIQVNSSSVNTGETGIALVVSGATADLSLNWRYSVSSWLVPIGISDSGTATVKVNDLQVGLTVNLRNQEGTLKLNLLDSGCHVRDLSIKLHGGAAWLYQVLVDAFAGNIASAVEEAISKKINEGISTLDLLLQSLPKTIPLDETAALNVSFMDNPVLSDSAIELEINGLFTGRNEVLVPQAYYRGSGLSLSASCGGSSPKMITISLHESVFKSGSMLYFTADSMQWIVDELPDQALLNTAEWRFLIPQLYKKYPNDDMNLNISVSSPPDIQVTNKDDFSASFAVEILGNNLAGWLKLRKFSTSLKWSKIGKLHMNLIQSVTSTVLKTVIIPYLNSQLLRGIPLPILNGFAIKNVCILYAPPRITVCSDVSF, encoded by the exons ATGGCACCctcaatttgttttcttcttctatccCTTCTGTTCCTTTCATCCTCCACAAGTGGTACTGATGAAGAGGGTTTCATCTCTGTGATCATATCTGATAAGGGCCTTGATTTTGCCAAGGATATTCTGATAGACCAAGCTGTTGCCTCTATTGTTCAGTCTCAGCTGCCACAGATTGAGAAGACTGTGCAAGTCCCTCTTGTTGGAAAAGCCAAAGTGGTTCTTTCTGACATCACTATCAATCATATCCAAGTTAATTCTTCATCTGTTAATACTGGAGAGACAGGCATTGCTCTTGTCGTTTCTGGTGCCACTGCCGACTTGAGTTTGAACTGGAGGTACTCTGTTAGCAGTTGGTTAGTCCCAATTGGAATTTCGGACAGTGGAACCGCTACTGTGAAG GTTAATGATTTGCAAGTGGGACTTACTGTGAATTTAAGAAACCAAGAAGGAACTCTTAAGTTGAATCTCCTGGATTCTGGATGTCATGTTAGAGATTTATCTATAAAGTTGCATGGTGGAGCAGCTTGGCTTTATCAAGT GCTAGTAGATGCTTTTGCAGGAAATATAGCATCTGCAGTTGAAGAGGCAATttctaagaaaataaatgagGGGATATCAACTCTTGACCTTTTATTGCAATCTCTTCCAAAAACAATCCCATTAGACGAAACTGCTGCTCTAAATGTTTCTTTCATGGACAACCCAGTGCTGAGTGATTCTGCTattgaattagaaattaatGGTTTATTCACAGGGAGAAATGAAGTTTTGGTACCTCAAGCTTACTACAGAGGATCAGGCCTTTCTCTTTCTGCTTCCTGTGGTGGCAGTTCACCAAAGATGATAACAATTTCATTACATGAAAGTGTTTTCAAATCCGGTTCCATGCTTTACTTCACT GCAGATAGTATGCAATGGATTGTTGATGAACTTCCTGATCAGGCCCTTCTGAACACTGCTGAATGGAGATTCCTTATTCCAcaattatacaaaaaatatcCAAATGACGACATGAATCTTAATATCTCTGTATCTTCTCCACCAGATATACAAGTGACAAACAAAGAT GATTTTAGTGCCTCTTTTGCTGTGGAAATCTTAGGAAACAATCTTGCTGGTTGGCTTAAATTGAGAAAGTTTTCCACATCCTTGAAATGGAGTAAAATAGGGAAACTGCACATGAATTTGATTCAG TCAGTGACATCAACCGTCCTCAAGACCGTCATCATACCATACCTGAACTCGCAGTTATTGAGAGGAATTCCACTGCCAATTCTTAATGGTTTTGCCATTAAGAATGTTTGTATATTGTATGCTCCCCCTCGGATTACTGTGTGTAGTGATGTTTCTTTCTGA
- the LOC100808198 gene encoding serine/threonine-protein phosphatase PP-X isozyme 2: MSSSSDLDRQIEQLKRCEPLKESEVKVLCLKAMEILVEESNVQRVDAPVTICGDIHGQFYDMKELFKVGGDCPKTNYLFLGDFVDRGFYSVETFLLLLALKVRYPDRITLIRGNHESRQITQVYGFYDECLRKYGSVNVWRYCTDIFDYLSLSALIENKIFSVHGGLSPAISTLDQIRTIDRKQEVPHDGAMCDLLWSDPEDIVDSWGLSPRGAGYLFGGSVVTSFNHSNNIDYICRAHQLVMEGYKWMFNNQIVTVWSAPNYCYRCGNVAAILELDGNLTKQFRVFEAAPQESRGTPAKKPAPDYFL; encoded by the exons ATGTCATCATCTTCAGACCTGGACAGGCAAATAGAGCAGTTGAAGAGGTGTGAGCCTCTTAAGGAGTCTGAAGTGAAGGTGCTCTGCCTCAAAGCCATGGAAATCCTCGTCGAAGAGAGCAACGTTCAAAGGGTCGACGCTCCTGTCACC ATATGTGGTGATATTCACGGTCAGTTTTATGACATGAAGGAGCTTTTCAAAGTAGGAGGGGATTGCCCCAAAACTAACTATTTATTCCTGGGGGATTTTGTTGATAGAGGGTTTTACTCGGTTGAAACGTTTCTGCTTCTGCTCGCTCTTAAG GTGAGGTATCCAGATCGGATAACACTTATTAGGGGAAACCATGAAAGCCGTCAGATCACTCAG GTATATGGATTCTATGATGAGTGCCTTCGAAAATATGGTTCAGTCAATGTCTGGAGATATTGTACCGATATATTTGACTACTTAAG CTTGTCTGCCCTAATTGAAAACAAGATTTTCAGTGTTCATGGCGGTCTTTCTCCTGCCATTTCAACACTGGATCAG ATACGAACCATTGATCGGAAGCAAGAAGTACCTCATGATGGTGCCATGTGTGACCTCCTATGGTCAGATCCTGAAGATATTGTGGATAGCTGGGGTCTTAGTCCCCGTGGTGCTGGTTACTTATTTGGTGGCAGTGTTGTTACTTCCTTTAACCACTCCAATAACATTGACTATATATGTCGTGCACATCAGTTGGTAATGGAAGGATATAAATGGATGTTCAATAACCAGATAGTTACTGTCTGGTCAGCTCCAAATTATTGCTACAG ATGTGGCAATGTAGCTGCAATTCTGGAGTTGGATGGAAATCTTACTAAGCAATTCCGGGTGTTTGAAGCTGCTCCACAG GAATCAAGAGGAACACCTGCTAAGAAACCAGCACCAGATTACTTTTTATGA